In Mastomys coucha isolate ucsf_1 unplaced genomic scaffold, UCSF_Mcou_1 pScaffold5, whole genome shotgun sequence, one genomic interval encodes:
- the Naglu gene encoding alpha-N-acetylglucosaminidase → MGATGLTVILGFLLLVRGSVGDEAREAEAVRELVVRLLGPGAAANFLVSVERALADDSGLDTYSLSGGGGVPVLVRGSTGVAAAAGLHRYLRDFCGCQVAWSSSQLHLPWPLPAVPDGLTETTPNRYRYYQNVCTHSYSFVWWDWARWEQELDWMALNGINLALAWNGQEAIWQRVYLALGLTQSEIDNYFTGPAFLAWGRMGNLHTWDGPLPRSWHLKQLYLQHRILDRMRSFGMIPVLPAFAGHVPKAITRVFPQVNVIQLGSWGHFNCSYSCSFLLAPGDPMFPIIGNLFLRELTKEFGTDHIYGADTFNEMQPPFSNPSYLAAATAAVYEAMVTVDPDAVWLLQGWLFQHQPQFWGPSQIRAVLEAVPRGRLLVLDLFAESQPVYTRTASFHGQPFIWCMLHNFGGNHGLFGTLEDVNRGPQAARLFPNSTMVGTGIAPEGIGQNEVVYALMAELGWRKDPVPDLLAWVSSFASRRYGIFQPDAVAAWRLLLRSVYNCSGEACSGHNRSPLVKRPSLQMNTTVWYNRSDVFEAWRLLLSAAPNLTTSPAFHYDLLDVTRQAVQELVSLCYEEARTAYLKQELDLLLRAGGLLAYKLLPALDELLASNSHFLLGTWLDQAREVAITESEAQFYEQNSRYQITLWGPEGNILDYANKQLAGLVADYYQPRWCLFLGTLAHSLARGVPFQQRQFEKNVFPLEQAFINNKKRYPSQPQGDTVDLSKKIFLKYHPQPDSL, encoded by the exons ATGGGAGCCACGGGGCTGACTGTGATTCTAGGGTTCCTACTCCTGGTCCGGGGTTCCGTGGGCGATGAGGCTCGGGAAGCAGAGGCCGTACGGGAGCTGGTGGTCCGGCTACTGGGACCCGGGGCGGCGGCCAATTTCTTGGTGTCCGTGGAGCGCGCGCTGGCGGACGACTCGGGCCTGGACACCTACAGCCTGAGTGGCGGCGGCGGGGTGCCTGTGCTTGTGCGCGGCTCCACGGGCGTGGCGGCTGCCGCGGGGCTGCACCGCTACCTGCGTGACTTCTGTGGCTGTCAGGTGGCCTGGTCCAGCTCTCAGCTGCACCTGCCGTGGCCGCTGCCCGCTGTGCCCGACGGGCTGACCGAAACCACGCCCAACAG GTACCGCTATTACCAGAATGTGTGCACGCACAGCTACTCCTTCGTGTGGTGGGACTGGGCCCGTTGGGAGCAAGAGCTTGACTGGATGGCGCTGAATGGCATCAACCTGGCACTGGCTTGGAATGGCCAGGAGGCCATCTGGCAACGG GTATACCTGGCCTTGGGCCTGACCCAGTCAGAGATCGATAATTACTTCACCGGTCCTGCCTTCCTGGCCTGGGGACGCATGGGTAACCTGCATACCTGGGACGGCCCCCTGCCCCGTTCCTGGCACCTCAAGCAACTCTACCTGCAG catCGAATCCTGGACCGGATGCGCTCCTTTGGCATGATCCCAGTGCTGCCTGCCTTCGCAGGGCATGTCCCTAAGGCCATCACCAG GGTGTTCCCACAGGTCAATGTCATCCAGTTGGGTAGCTGGGGACATTTCAACTGCTCCTACAGCTGCTCCTTCCTTCTGGCTCCAGGAGAccccatgttccccatcatcggGAACCTCTTCCTACGGGAGCTGACCAAGGAGTTTGGCACAGATCATATCTATGGGGCTGACACCTTCAATGAGATGCAGCCTCCCTTCTCCAACCCCTCCTACCTCGCCGCTGCCACTGCCGCCGTCTATGAAGCCATGGTCACTG TGGACCCTGATGCTGTTTGGCTGCTCCAAGGCTGGCTCTTTCAGCACCAGCCCCAGTTCTGGGGCCCCTCTCAAATCAGGGCTGTGCTGGAGGCTGTGCCCCGTGGTCGTCTCCTGGTTCTAGACCTGTTTGCTGAGAGCCAGCCTGTATACACCCGCACAGCCTCCTTCCATGGCCAGCCCTTCATCTGGTGCATGCTCCATAACTTTGGGGGCAACCATGGCCTCTTTGGAACCCTCGAGGATGTGAACCGAGGCCCCCAGGCAGCCCGCCTCTTCCCCAACTCCACCATGGTCGGCACCGGCATAGCTCCAGAGGGCATTGGCCAGAATGAAGTGGTCTATGCTCTCATGGCTGAGCTGGGCTGGCGAAAGGACCCTGTGCCAGACTTGCTGGCCTGGGTGAGCAGCTTTGCCAGCCGCCGATACGGGATCTTCCAGCCAGATGCTGTGGCAGCCTGGAGACTCCTACTCAGGAGTGTCTACAACTGCTCTGGGGAAGCGTGCAGTGGGCACAATAGAAGCCCGCTAGTCAAGCGGCCGTCCCTACAGATGAATACCACTGTCTGGTACAACAGATCAGATGTATTTGAGGCTTGGCGACTGCTATTATCAGCTGCTCCAAATCTGACCACCAGCCCAGCCTTCCACTATGACTTGCTGGATGTCACCCGCCAAGCAGTGCAGGAGCTGGTCAGCCTGTGCTATGAGGAAGCAAGGACCGCCTACCTGAAGCAGGAGCTTGATCTCCTGCTCAGGGCTGGAGGCCTCCTGGCCTATAAGCTCCTGCCTGCACTAGATGAGCTGCTGGCTAGCAACAGCCACTTCTTGCTGGGTACCTGGTTGGATCAGGCCCGGGAAGTGGCTATAACTGAGTCCGAGGCCCAGTTCTATGAACAAAACAGCCGCTACCAGATCACTCTTTGGGGGCCTGAGGGTAACATTTTGGACTATGCCAATAAGCAACTGGCAGGACTGGTGGCTGATTACTACCAGCCACGCTGGTGCCTCTTCTTGGGGACTCTGGCTCATAGCCTAGCCAGAGGTGTCCCCTTCCAACAGCGCCAGTTTGAGAAGAATGTTTTCCCACTAGAGCAGGCTTTCATTAACAACAAGAAGAGGTATCCCAGTCAGCCCCAGGGGGACACTGTGGACCTCTCCAAGAAGATCTTCCTCAAATATCACCCCCAGCCTGACTCTCTGTAA
- the Hsd17b1 gene encoding estradiol 17-beta-dehydrogenase 1, whose product MDPTVVLITGCSSGIGLHLAVRLASDRSQSFKVYATLRDLKAQGPLLEAASAQGCPPGSLEILELDVRDSESVAAAQACVTEGRVDVLVCNAGRGLFGPLEAHELNAVGAVLDVNVLGTIRMLQAFLPDMKRRHSGRVLVTASVGGLMGLPFHEVYCASKFALEGLCESLATLLPLFGVHVSLIECGAVHTAFYEKLEGGPGGALERADAQTRRLFAHYQRGYEQALSEAQDPEEVTELFLTAMRAPQPALRYFSTNRFLPLARMRTEDPSGSSYVAAMHREAFSDLQAQEGTKAGAQVPGDPDMASSTLICLPGCETPRVASELGWSASDKPGQDKSCYQQKI is encoded by the exons ATGGACCCCACGGTAGTGCTCATTACCGGTTGCTCCTCCGGAATTGGCCTGCACTTGGCTGTTCGTCTGGCTTCTGACCGGTCCCAGAGCTTCAAAG TTTATGCCACATTGCGGGACCTGAAGGCCCAGGGACCACTGTTGGAGGCGGCCAGTGCTCAAGGATGCCCTCCTGGCTCCCTGGAGATACTGGAACTGGATGTCAGAGACTCGGAATCTGTGGCTGCTGCCCAGGCATGCGTGACTGAGGGTCGAGTGGATGTACTGG TCTGTAACGCTGGCCGCGGCTTGTTCGGGCCTCTGGAAGCGCATGAACTGAACGCCGTGGGTGCTGTGCTGGATGTGAATGTGCTTGGAACCATTAGGATGCTGCAGGCCTTTCTGCCAGACATGAAGAGGCGCCACTCAGGCCGTGTGCTGGTGACCGCGAGTGTGGGAGGCTTGATGG GACTGCCATTTCACGAAGTGTACTGTGCCAGCAAATTTGCACTGGAAGGTTTGTGCGAGAGCCTGGCGACCTTGCTGCCGCTCTTTGGAGTTCA CGTGAGCCTCATCGAATGCGGGGCAGTGCACACAGCCTTCTATGAGAAGCTAGAGGGCGGCCCAGGCGGGGCTCTGGAGAGAGCGGATGCCCAGACCCGCCGCCTCTTTGCGCACTACCAGCGTGGTTATGAGCAAGCCCTGAGCGAGGCGCAGGACCCAGAGGAGGTGACAGAG ctcttCTTGACTGCAATGCGAGCCCCGCAGCCCGCGCTGCGCTACTTCTCCACCAACCGCTTCCTGCCGCTGGCCCGAATGCGCACAGAGGATCCAAGTGGCAGCAGCTATGTCGCGGCCATGCACCGCGAGGCCTTCTCTGATCTGCAGGCCCAGGAGGGTACCAAGGCTGGGGCCCAAGTCCCAGGGGACCCGGATATGGCCTCCAGCACCCTCATTTGCCTCCCTGGGTGTGAGACCCCTAGGGTGGCATCTGAATTGGGGTGGTCTGCATCGGATAAACCGGGGCAGGACAAATCATGTTACCAGCAAAAGATCTAA
- the Coasy gene encoding bifunctional coenzyme A synthase, translating to MAVFRSGLLVLTTPLATLASRLPPILTSASCLVNHTLYVHLQPGMNLGGSAQPQASPVQATFEVLDFITHLYTGADLHRHLDVRILLTNIQTKSTFLPALSSVQNLAHPPEVVLTDFQTLDGSQYNPVKQQLERYATSCYSCSPQLASVLLYPDYGTGELPLEHPTALLPSTIRPASPVARSPRQPVRGYHRGAVGGTFDRLHNAHKVLLSIACVLAQEQLVVGVADKDLLKSKLLPELLQPYAERVEHLTEFLVDIKPSLSFELIPLLDPYGPAGSDPTLEFLVVSEETYRGGMAVNRFRLENGKEELALYQIQLLKDYSHNENEEDKVSSSSFRQRLLGNLLQPPNERPELPSGLYVLGLTGISGSGKSSVAQRLKNLGAYIIDSDHLGHRAYAPGGPAYQPVVEAFGADILHKDGTINRKVLGSRVFGNKKQMKILTDIMWPVIAKLAREEMDVAVAKGRTLCVIDAAMLLEAGWQNMVHEVWTIVIPETEAVRRIVERDGLSEAAAQSRLQSQMSGQQLVEQSHVVLSTLWEPHVTQRQVEKAWTLLQNRLPKAHETRN from the exons ATGGCCGTATTCCGCTCAGGCCTCCTGGTGCTGACGACGCCGCTGGCCACCCTGGCCTCACGCCTGCCTCCCATCCTGACCTCGGCGTCCTGCCTGGTGAATCACACCCTCTATGTGCACCTACAGCCGGGAATGAACCTGGGGGGATCCGCTCAGCCCCAGGCCAGCCCTGTGCAGGCCACATTTGAGGTTCTGGATTTCATCACGCACCTCTACACTGGTGCAGACCTGCACAGGCACCTGGACGTCAGAATTCTACTGACCAATATCCAAACCAAGAGCACCTTTCTCCCTGCGCTGTCCTCAGTCCAGAATCTGGCCCACCCTCCAGAAGTAGTTCTGACGGACTTCCAGACCCTGGATGGGAGCCAGTACAACCCTGTTAAACAACAGCTAGAGCGTTATGCCACCAGCTGTTACAGCTGTTCTCCACAGTTGGCTTCCGTGCTGCTGTATCCGGATTATGGGACTGGAGAGCTGCCTTTGGAGCACCCAACTGCCCTCTTGCCCTCTACCATAAGGCCAGCTTCCCCGGTTGCCAGATCTCCAAGGCAGCCTGTGCGTGGCTACCACCGTGGGGCCGTGGGTGGCACTTTTGACCGCTTGCACAATGCCCACAAAGTGTTGCTCAGCATTGCGTGTGTACTGGCCCAGGAGCAGCTTGTGGTGGGAGTAGCAGACAAAGATCTGTTGAAGA GCAAGTTGCTCCCTGAGCTGCTCCAGCCATATGCAGAGCGTGTGGAGCATCTGACTGAGTTCCTGGTGGACATCAAGCCCTCCCTGAGTTTTGAACTCATCCCCCTGCTGGATCCCTATGGGCCTGCTGGGTCTGACCCTACCTTGGAGTTCCTGGTGGTCAGCGAGGAGACCTACCGTGGGGGGATGGCCGTCAACCGCTTCCGCCTTGAGAAT GGCAAAGAGGAACTTGCCTTGTACCAGATACAACTGCTGAAGGACTACAGTCACAATGAGAATGAGGAGGACAAGGTCAGCTCCTCCAGCTTTCGCCAGCGACTTCTGGgaaacctgcttcagcctccaaat GAGAGGCCAGAGCTCCCATCAGGTCTCTATGTGCTCGGGCTGACAGGCATCAGCGGCTCTGGGAAAAGCTCAGTGGCTCAGCGGCTGAAGAACCTGGGAGCATACATCATTGACAGTGACCATCTTGGCCACCGGGCCTATGCTCCTGGGGGCCCTGCCTACCAGCCTGTGGTGGAGGCCTTTGGAGCAG ATATTCTTCATAAAGATGGCACCATCAATAGGAAGGTCCTGGGCAGCCGGGTGTTTGGGAACAAG aAGCAGATGAAGATCCTCACAGATATTATGTGGCCAGTTATCGCAAAGCTGGCCCGAGAGGAGATGGATGTGGCTGTGGCTAAGG GAAGGACTCTGTGTGTGATTGATGCTGCGATGCTGCTTGAAGCCGGCTGGCAGAATATGGTACATGAGGTGTGGACCATCGTCATCCCTGAGACCGAG GCTGTGCGACGCATTGTTGAGAGGGATGGACTGAGTGAGGCAGCCGCTCAAAGCCGGCTGCAGAGCCAAATGAGTGGGCAGCAGCTGGTAGAGCAGAGCCACGTGGTTCTGAGCACCTTGTGGGAACCACACGTCACCCAGCGCCAG GTGGAGAAAGCTTGGACTCTTCTACAGAACCGCCTCCCTAAGGCTCATGAGACCAGGAACTGA
- the Mlx gene encoding max-like protein X isoform X1, translating to MTEPGASPEDPWVKASSADAHAGEGRAGRARARRGSGRRGAPQLSPESPLLSGPRGCREDSSHPACAKVEYAYSDNSLDPGLFVESTHKGSVVSRANSIGSTSASSVPNTDDEDSDYQQESYKESYKDRRRRAHTQAEQKRRDAIKRGYDDLQTIVPTCQQQDFSIGSQKLSKAIVLQKTIDYIQFLHKEKKKQEEEVSTLRKDVTALKIMKVNYEQIVKAHQDNPHEGEDQVSDQVKFNVFQGIMDSLFQSFNASISVASFQELSACVFSWIEEHCEPQTLREIVIGVLHQLKNQLY from the exons ATGACGGAGCCGGGCGCCTCTCCGGAGGACCCTTGGGTCAAGGCAAGCTCCGCGGACGCGCACGCCGGCGAGGGGAGGGCGGGTCGGGCTCGTGCACGTAGGGGGTCCGGAAGACGCGGGGCTCCCCAACTATCCCCAGAGTCTCCCCTGCTGTCCGGGCCCCGGGGCTGCAGAGAAGACAGCTCTCACCCGGCCTGTGCCAAG GTCGAGTATGCCTACAGTGACAACAGCCTGGATCCTG GGCTTTTTGTAGAAAGCACCCACAAGGGGAGTGTAGTGTCCAGAGCTAATAGCATCGGCTCCACCAGTGCTTCTTCCGTCCCCAACACAG ATGATGAAGACAGTGACTATCAGCAGGAGTCCTACAAGGAGTCCTACAAAGACCGGAGGCGGCGTGCACACACTCAGGCCGAACAGAAGAGGAGGGATGCTATTAAG AGAGGCTATGATGACCTTCAGACTATTGTCCCTACTTGTCAGCAGCAGGATTTCTCCATTGGCTCCCAAAAACTCAGCAAAGCCATTGTTCTACAGAAGA CCATTGACTACATCCAGTTTTTAcacaaggagaagaaaaagcaggaggaagaagtatccacactgcgCAAGGATGTCACAGCCTTGAAGATAATGAAAGT GAACTATGAGCAAATCGTGAAGGCACATCAGGACAACCCTCATGAGGGAGAGGACCAGGTCTCTGACCAGGTCAAGTTCAACGTCTTTCAAGGCATCATGGACTCCCTATTCCAGTCTTTCAACGCCTCTATCTCTGTGGCCAGCTTCCAGGAGCTCTCAGCTTGTGTCTTCAGCTGGATTGAGGAACACTGTGAGCCACAG ACTCTACGAGAGATTGTGATTGGTGTCCTTCATCAGTTGAAAAACCAACTCTACTGA
- the Mlx gene encoding max-like protein X isoform X3, which yields MTEPGASPEDPWVKVEYAYSDNSLDPGLFVESTHKGSVVSRANSIGSTSASSVPNTDDEDSDYQQESYKESYKDRRRRAHTQAEQKRRDAIKRGYDDLQTIVPTCQQQDFSIGSQKLSKAIVLQKTIDYIQFLHKEKKKQEEEVSTLRKDVTALKIMKVNYEQIVKAHQDNPHEGEDQVSDQVKFNVFQGIMDSLFQSFNASISVASFQELSACVFSWIEEHCEPQTLREIVIGVLHQLKNQLY from the exons ATGACGGAGCCGGGCGCCTCTCCGGAGGACCCTTGGGTCAAG GTCGAGTATGCCTACAGTGACAACAGCCTGGATCCTG GGCTTTTTGTAGAAAGCACCCACAAGGGGAGTGTAGTGTCCAGAGCTAATAGCATCGGCTCCACCAGTGCTTCTTCCGTCCCCAACACAG ATGATGAAGACAGTGACTATCAGCAGGAGTCCTACAAGGAGTCCTACAAAGACCGGAGGCGGCGTGCACACACTCAGGCCGAACAGAAGAGGAGGGATGCTATTAAG AGAGGCTATGATGACCTTCAGACTATTGTCCCTACTTGTCAGCAGCAGGATTTCTCCATTGGCTCCCAAAAACTCAGCAAAGCCATTGTTCTACAGAAGA CCATTGACTACATCCAGTTTTTAcacaaggagaagaaaaagcaggaggaagaagtatccacactgcgCAAGGATGTCACAGCCTTGAAGATAATGAAAGT GAACTATGAGCAAATCGTGAAGGCACATCAGGACAACCCTCATGAGGGAGAGGACCAGGTCTCTGACCAGGTCAAGTTCAACGTCTTTCAAGGCATCATGGACTCCCTATTCCAGTCTTTCAACGCCTCTATCTCTGTGGCCAGCTTCCAGGAGCTCTCAGCTTGTGTCTTCAGCTGGATTGAGGAACACTGTGAGCCACAG ACTCTACGAGAGATTGTGATTGGTGTCCTTCATCAGTTGAAAAACCAACTCTACTGA
- the Mlx gene encoding max-like protein X isoform X4 — translation MTEPGASPEDPWVKVEYAYSDNSLDPDDEDSDYQQESYKESYKDRRRRAHTQAEQKRRDAIKRGYDDLQTIVPTCQQQDFSIGSQKLSKAIVLQKTIDYIQFLHKEKKKQEEEVSTLRKDVTALKIMKVNYEQIVKAHQDNPHEGEDQVSDQVKFNVFQGIMDSLFQSFNASISVASFQELSACVFSWIEEHCEPQTLREIVIGVLHQLKNQLY, via the exons ATGACGGAGCCGGGCGCCTCTCCGGAGGACCCTTGGGTCAAG GTCGAGTATGCCTACAGTGACAACAGCCTGGATCCTG ATGATGAAGACAGTGACTATCAGCAGGAGTCCTACAAGGAGTCCTACAAAGACCGGAGGCGGCGTGCACACACTCAGGCCGAACAGAAGAGGAGGGATGCTATTAAG AGAGGCTATGATGACCTTCAGACTATTGTCCCTACTTGTCAGCAGCAGGATTTCTCCATTGGCTCCCAAAAACTCAGCAAAGCCATTGTTCTACAGAAGA CCATTGACTACATCCAGTTTTTAcacaaggagaagaaaaagcaggaggaagaagtatccacactgcgCAAGGATGTCACAGCCTTGAAGATAATGAAAGT GAACTATGAGCAAATCGTGAAGGCACATCAGGACAACCCTCATGAGGGAGAGGACCAGGTCTCTGACCAGGTCAAGTTCAACGTCTTTCAAGGCATCATGGACTCCCTATTCCAGTCTTTCAACGCCTCTATCTCTGTGGCCAGCTTCCAGGAGCTCTCAGCTTGTGTCTTCAGCTGGATTGAGGAACACTGTGAGCCACAG ACTCTACGAGAGATTGTGATTGGTGTCCTTCATCAGTTGAAAAACCAACTCTACTGA
- the Mlx gene encoding max-like protein X isoform X2 — MTEPGASPEDPWVKASSADAHAGEGRAGRARARRGSGRRGAPQLSPESPLLSGPRGCREDSSHPACAKVEYAYSDNSLDPDDEDSDYQQESYKESYKDRRRRAHTQAEQKRRDAIKRGYDDLQTIVPTCQQQDFSIGSQKLSKAIVLQKTIDYIQFLHKEKKKQEEEVSTLRKDVTALKIMKVNYEQIVKAHQDNPHEGEDQVSDQVKFNVFQGIMDSLFQSFNASISVASFQELSACVFSWIEEHCEPQTLREIVIGVLHQLKNQLY; from the exons ATGACGGAGCCGGGCGCCTCTCCGGAGGACCCTTGGGTCAAGGCAAGCTCCGCGGACGCGCACGCCGGCGAGGGGAGGGCGGGTCGGGCTCGTGCACGTAGGGGGTCCGGAAGACGCGGGGCTCCCCAACTATCCCCAGAGTCTCCCCTGCTGTCCGGGCCCCGGGGCTGCAGAGAAGACAGCTCTCACCCGGCCTGTGCCAAG GTCGAGTATGCCTACAGTGACAACAGCCTGGATCCTG ATGATGAAGACAGTGACTATCAGCAGGAGTCCTACAAGGAGTCCTACAAAGACCGGAGGCGGCGTGCACACACTCAGGCCGAACAGAAGAGGAGGGATGCTATTAAG AGAGGCTATGATGACCTTCAGACTATTGTCCCTACTTGTCAGCAGCAGGATTTCTCCATTGGCTCCCAAAAACTCAGCAAAGCCATTGTTCTACAGAAGA CCATTGACTACATCCAGTTTTTAcacaaggagaagaaaaagcaggaggaagaagtatccacactgcgCAAGGATGTCACAGCCTTGAAGATAATGAAAGT GAACTATGAGCAAATCGTGAAGGCACATCAGGACAACCCTCATGAGGGAGAGGACCAGGTCTCTGACCAGGTCAAGTTCAACGTCTTTCAAGGCATCATGGACTCCCTATTCCAGTCTTTCAACGCCTCTATCTCTGTGGCCAGCTTCCAGGAGCTCTCAGCTTGTGTCTTCAGCTGGATTGAGGAACACTGTGAGCCACAG ACTCTACGAGAGATTGTGATTGGTGTCCTTCATCAGTTGAAAAACCAACTCTACTGA
- the Psmc3ip gene encoding homologous-pairing protein 2 homolog, with amino-acid sequence MSKSRAEAVAGAPGIILKYLQEQNRPYSAQDVFGNLQKEHGLGKAAVVKALDQLAQQGKIKEKTYGKQKIYFADQDQFETVSDADLHSLDANIMALTAKVQSLQQSCRHMEAELKELTSALTTPEMQKEIQELKKECTHYTERLKNIKAATNHVTPEEKEKVYRDRQKYCKEWRKRKRMATELCDAILEGYPKSKKQFFEEVGIETDEDHNVTLPDP; translated from the exons ATGAGTAAAAGCCGGGCCGAGGCTGTGGCTGGAG CCCCCGGGATCATCCTGAAGTACCTGCAAGAACAAAACCGGCCCTACAGCGCCCAGGACGTGTTCGGGAACCTGCAGAAGGAACATGGACTGGGCAAGGCG gcgGTAGTGAAGGCACTGGATCAGCTGGCCCAGCAGGGCAAGATCAAAGAGAAGACTTACGGCaagcagaaaatatattttgctgaTCAG GACCAGTTTGAGACAGTGAGTGATGCAGATCTCCACAGTCTGGATGCCAATATCATGGCCCTCACTGCCAAGGTGCAAAGCTTACAGCAGAGCTGCCGACACATGGAGGCTG AGCTGAAGGAATTAACAAGTGCGCTGACCACTCCTGAGATGCAGAAAGAGATTCAGGAATTAAAGAAGGAATGTACtcactacacagagagactgaaaAACATCAAAGCAGCTACCAACCATGTCActccagaagagaaggagaag gtgtacagagacagacagaagtatTGTAAGGAGTGGAGGAAGCGGAAGAGAATG gccACAGAGCTGTGTGATGCAATCCTTGAAGGATACCCCAAGAGCAAGAAGCAGTTCTTT GAGGAAGTTGGAATAGAGACAGATGAAGATCATAATGTTACGCTCCCGGACCCCTGA